One Bacillus sp. 1780r2a1 DNA segment encodes these proteins:
- a CDS encoding F0F1 ATP synthase subunit epsilon codes for MKTIHVSVVTPDGPVYDSEVEMVSARAQSGELGILHGHIPMVAPLQIGAVRLKKGSSSDEVVAVSGGFLEVRPDKVTILAQAAETSDMIDVSRAEEAKKRAETRLQSKQDDVDHKRAELALKRALNRIEVTKQKM; via the coding sequence ATGAAGACAATCCATGTCAGTGTAGTCACTCCTGATGGCCCAGTTTACGATTCGGAAGTGGAAATGGTCAGTGCTAGAGCTCAAAGTGGTGAGCTTGGTATCTTACATGGACATATTCCGATGGTAGCTCCATTACAAATTGGAGCCGTCCGCTTGAAAAAAGGAAGCAGCAGTGATGAAGTTGTAGCTGTTAGTGGAGGCTTTCTTGAAGTAAGACCTGACAAAGTAACAATCTTAGCACAAGCAGCAGAGACGTCAGATATGATTGATGTTTCTCGTGCAGAAGAAGCAAAAAAGAGAGCAGAAACACGACTGCAAAGCAAACAAGATGACGTTGATCATAAACGTGCTGAGTTAGCTTTAAAGCGTGCTTTAAATCGCATAGAAGTTACTAAACAAAAAATGTAA